TCTCCGCAGGCAGGGCGTAGAAGGCCCGGAACGCCAGGGAATGGCCGTCGATGACGAGGAGGGTAGGCTTTTCCGTGTTCGGCACGGGTCCAGCCTATAGAGGGCTCCCGACGTCCGACCGGCCCTGGAGGATCCCCCATGACCCAGCCCGCACCCGAGCCGTCCGCCACCGCGCGGCTCCTCCGCCAGCCCCAGGACGTGGGCGCGCTCGCCGAGAAGATGGGCATCGTCTTCCAGGAGCTGAGCCCCCAGAGATCCGTCGCCACCATGCCCGCGGAGGGGAACACCCAGCCATACGGCGTGGTGCACGGCGGCGCGTACGTCGTGCTCGCCGAGTCGCTCGGATCCATGTCCGCGAACGTGCACGCCGGCCCCGACCGCGTCGCCTTCGGCATCGAGCTCAACGCGAGCCACACCCGCTCCGCGTCGTCGGGCACCATCACCGGCACGTGCACGGCGATCCACCTCGGCGGCACGCTCACGACGCACGAGATCGTCATGACGGACGACGAGGGACGACGGCTCTCGACCGTGCGCATCACGAACATCATCCGCGAGCGCTCGGGGCGCTGATCGCGGCGGCGCCGATCCGCGCGACATGCGCGGCGGCGGCTACGCCTTCTTGGCGCTCAGCTGCTCGATGATGGCCTGCGCCACGTCGTGCATGGTGAGGCGGCGGTCCATGGACGCCTTCTGGATCCAGCGGAACGCCTCGGGCTCCGTGAGGCCCATCTTCTCGTTCAGCAGGCCCTTGGCCCGGTCGACGAGCTTGCGGGTCTCGAAGCGCTCGACGAGGTCGGAGACCTCGGCCTCGAGCGTGATGATCTGCGCGTAGCGCGCCAGCGCGATCTCGATCGCGGGGAGCAGGTCGTTCGGCGTGAACGGCTTGACGACGTAGGCCAGCGCGCCGGCCTCGCCCGCGCGCTCCACGAGCTCCTTCTGGCTGAAGGCCGTCAGGAGGACGACGGGCGCGATGTGGTTGCGGTTCAGCCGCTCGGCCGCGGAGATGCCGTCGAGCTGGGGCATCTTGACGTCCATGATGACGAGGTCGGGACGCAGCTCCGTGGCGAGCGCGACGGCGGTCTCGCCGTCACCAGCCTCGCCCACGACCTCGAAGCCGTTGTCGCGGAGGGTCTCCACGATGTCGAGGCGGATGAGCGACTCGTCCTCGGCGACGACGACACGGCGGGGGGCTGCGGGGGTTGCTTCCTGGTCACTCACGGATAGGAGCCTACGGTATCGTCGGGCGGGCCGGTGCGCGCCGGGACGGCGGGTGCCCGCCAGATCCCGGGTCCGCCGGGGTGCGCCGGATTGGCGGAATGGCAGACGCGGAGCACTCAAAATGCTCTGTCCGTGAGGGCGTGTGGGTTCGAGTCCCACATCCGGCACCGCAGCCCGCGAGGGAGACGCGAGAGGGCGGGCGACCACGCAGGTCGCCCGCCCTCTCGCGTCTCCGCGGGGGCAGGGGCCCCCGCGTCCGCGCGCTACTTCTCGTACGCGGGAGCGGCCTCGTTCACGGCGTCGCCGACCACGTGGACGCGCAGCTCGTTGGTCGAGCCCGCGATCCCGGGAGGGGATCCGGCGATGACGACGACCTTCTGGCCGACCTCCGCCAGGCCCTCCGCGAGCAGCACCTCGTCGACCTGGTGGAACATCTGGTCGGTGTGCGTGACCGGATCCACGAGGTAGGTCTGCACGCCCCACGACAGCGCGAGGCGACGGCGGATGCCCTCGTTCGGCGTGAAGGCCAGGATCGGGATCCCGTTGCGCAGGCGCGTCATGCGACGCACGGAGTCGCCCGACTCGGTGAAGACGCAGAGGAACTTCGCCTCGACGAACTCGGCGACCTCGGCGGCCGCGAGCGTGATGGCGCCGCCCTGCGTGAAGGGGCGCGTGCCGAGCTTGGGGATGCGCTCCAGCCCGTGCTCCTCGGTCGACTCGATGATGCGGGCCATGGTCTTGACCGTGACGACGGGGAACTCGCCCACGCTCGTCTCGCCGCTCAGCATGAGCGCGTCCGCGCCGTCGAGCACCGCGTTGGCGCAGTCGGAGGCCTCGGCGCGAGTGGGCCGGGGACTCGTGATCATGGACTCGAGCATCTGCGTGGCCACGATGACGGGCTTGGCCTTGCGGCGGGCGAGCTCGACCGCGCGCTTCTGCACGATGGGCACGGCCTCCAGCGGGAGCTCGACGCCCAGGTCGCCGCGGGCGACCATGATCGCGTCGAACGCGTCGACGATCTCCTCGAGCGCGTCGACGGCCTGCGGCTTCTCGACCTTGGCGACGACGGGGACGCGACGTCCCTCCTCGTCCATGATCTCGTGCACGCGGACGATGTCCGAGGCGTCTCGGACGAAGCTCAGCGCGATGAGATCGGCGCCCAGGCGGAGGCCCCAGCGGAGGTCCGCCTCGTCCTTGCCGGAGAGCGCGGGGACGTTGACCGCGACGCCCGGGAGGTTGATGCCCTTGTTGTTGCTGACGGCGCCGCCCACCTCGACCGTGGTCGTGACGCGCGTGCCGTCGGTGGAGACCACGCGGAGCGTGACCTTGCCGTCGTCGATGAGCAACGGGTCGCCCGGCTTCACGTCGCCGGGGAGGCCCTTGTACGTGGTGGAGCAGATGTCCTTCGTGCCGAGGATGTCCTCGACCGTGATGACGAAGGTGTCGCCGAAGGCCAGGTCGTGCGGGCCGTCCGAGAACTTGCCGAGCCGGATCTTCGGGCCCTGCAGGTCGACGAGGACCGCGACCGCGCGGCCCGCGTCGTCGGCGGCCTTCCGGATCGTGGAGTAGATGCCCTCGTGGACGTCGTAGGTGCCGTGGCTCAGGTTCATGCGGGCCACGTCCACGCCGGCGTCGATGATGGCGCGGATGCTCTCATAGGAGCTGGTCGCGGGCCCGAGGGTCGCGACGATCTTCGCTCGTCTGGTCATGCTCTGTCTGTCTCGCGTTTCTGCGTCGCACACGGACGCGGTTCGGGTGAGTGGTCGCGGCCCGCGCACATGGCGCGACGACCGGGTCAGATGGAGAGAGCGCGGTCCGTGGGACGGACCGGGAACGGGAGCTCCGTGTCCCCCTCAAGGTACCGGTCGACGGCGGAGGCCGCTGAACGTCCCTCCGCGATGGCCCACACGATGAGCGACTGGCCGCGGCCCGCGTCGCCCGCGACGAAGACGCCGGCCTGGTCCGTCTGGTAGTCCTCGCCGCGCGCGACGTTGCCGCGCTCGTCGAAGGGGACCTCCAGCTGGCTCTCGAGGGCGGCCTTCTCGGGGCCGGTGAAGCCGAGCGCGAGGAGCACCAGGTCGGCGGGGATCTCGCGCTCGGTGCCCGACTTCGGCACGCGGCGGCCGTCGCGGAACTCGGTCTCCGCGACGCGGACGGCGCGGACGTGACCGTCGTCGTCCTCCAGGAACTCGACCGTGGTGGCGAGGTACTGGCGCTCGCCGCCCTCCTCGTGGGCGCTCGACACCTCGAAGAGGGTCGGGTACGTCGGCCACGGCTGGTCGGGGCGGCGCTCCGACGGGGGCTGCTGGCCGATGGCGAGGTTGGTCACCGACGCGGCCTTCTGGCGGTGCGCCGTGCCGATGCAGTCCGCGCCCGTGTCCCCGCCGCCGAGGACGACGACGTGCTTGCCCTCCGCGTGGATCTGCTCGGGCACCTGGTCGCCGGCCGTCGCGTGGTTCGACTGGCGCAGGTAGTCCATGGCGAAGTGCACGCCGTCGACGTCGCGACCGGGGATGTCGAGGTCGCGGGGCACGAGCGCGCCCGTGCAGACCACGACCGCGTCGTAGCGCAGGCGCAGGTCGGACCAGGTGATGTCCTTCCCGATGTCGACGCCCGCGCGGAAGCGGGTGCCCTCGGCGGTCATCTGCGCGAGGCGCGCCTCGAGGTGGCGCTTCTCCATCTTGAAGTCGGGGATCCCGTAGCGCAGCAGGCCGCCGATGCGGTCGTCGCGCTCGAACACCGCGACCGTGTGGCCGGCGCGCGTGAGCTGCTGCGCGGCGGCGAGGCCGGCGGGACCGGATCCCACGACCGCCACGGTCTTGCCCGTGAGGCGCTCGGGCGGATGCGGCTCGACCCAGCCGTTCTGGAAGGCGTCGTCGATGATCGACACCTCGACCTGCTTGATGGTCACGGGCGGCTGGTTGATGCCGAGCACGCACGAGCTCTCGCAGGGCGCCGGGCACAGCCGGCCCGTGAACTCGGGGAAGTTGTTCGTCGCGTGCAGGCGCTCGATGGCCTGGCGGCCCTCGCCCCGCCACGTGAGGTCGTTCCACTCCGGGATGAGGTTGCCGAGCGGGCAGCCCTGGTGGCAGAACGGGATGCCGCAGTCCATGCACCGGCCGGCCTGGCGCACGAGCTCGCCGCGCTCCTGCTGCTCGTAGACCTCCTTCCAGTCCATGAGCCGCACCGAGACGGGTCGGCGCTTGGGGAGCTCACGCTCCGTCACCTTGAGGAAGCCCTTGGGGTCAGCCACCGGTCACCTCCAGGATGCGCTTCCAGGCGACGTCGCCGTCGGGGTCGAGACCCTCGTCCACCGCGGTCTGGCGGGTGGCGAGGACGGCCGCGTAGTCCCGCGGCAGGATCTTGGTGAAGCGTTCCATGGAGGTCTCCGGCTCGGCGAGCAGGCGCTCGGCCACGGTGGATCCGGTCTCGGCGAGGTGCCGGCGGAGGAGGTCGAGCACGATCTCGACGTCGGCGCTCCCGAGCGGGTGCAGCTCGAGCTCGCCCGACGCGAGGGCGTCGGTGTTGATGCGGTCGCGGTCGAGGTCGATCACGTACGCGGTGCCGCCCGACATGCCGGCGCCGATGTTCCGGCCGGTGCCGCCGAGGACGAGCGCGAGCCCGCCGGTCATGTACTCGAGCGCGTGGTCGCCCACCGCCTCGACGACCGCGCTGGCGCCGGAGTTGCGGACGAGGAACCGCTCCCCCACCATGCCGCGGATGAACATGGTGCCCTGCGTCGCGCCGTAGCCGATGACGTTGCCCGCGATGACGTTCTCCTCCGCGGGGAAGCCGGCACGCGCGTCGGGCCGCACGACGATGTCGCCGCCCGAGAGGCCCTTGCCGAGGTAGTCGTTGCTGTCGCCGACGAGGCGCAGCGTGATGCCCGACGGCATGAACGCCCCGAACGACTGTCCGGCGGACCCGCGGAGGGTGACGTCGATGGACCCCGTCGGCAGCCCGTCCTCGCCGTGCGCCTTCGTGACGAGGTGGCCGAGCATCGTGCCCACCGCGCGCGCCGTGTTCCGCACGGGCAGGTCGATCTCGACCCGGCCGCCGTGGTCGAGCACGTCCCGGCTGAGGCGGATGAGCTCGTTGTCGAAGTGGGCCTCGAGCTCGTGGTCCTGCGACCGGCCGTGCTTCATCGGCTCGTCCTCGGCGAAGGTCGGGCCGACCAGGATCGGCGTGAGGTCGAGGCCGGACGCCTTCCAGTGGTCGACCGCGTCCTCGACGCCGAGCAGGTCGTTGCGACCCACGATCTCGTCGAGCGAGCGGTAGCCGAGGGCGGCCAGGTGCTCGCGCACCTCCTGCGCGATGAACTCGAAGAAGTTGACGACGTGCTCCGCCTTGCCCGGGAAGCGCTTGCGCAGCTCCGGGTTCTGCGTGGCGACGCCCACGGGGCAGGTGTCGAGGTGGCAGACGCGCATCATGATGCAGCCGGAGACGACGAGCGGCGCGGTGGCGAAGCCGAACTCCTCGGCCCCGAGCAGCGCGCCGACGATGACGTCGCGGCCGGACTTCATCTGCCCGTCGACCTGCACGACCACGCGGTCGCGCATGCCGTTGAGGCGGAGGGTCTGCTGCGTCTCGGCGAGGCCGAGCTCCCACGGCGTGCCGGCGTGCTTGAGGGAGTTGACCGGGCTCGCTCCCGTGCCGCCGTCGTGGCCCGAGACGAGGATCACGTCGCTCAGCGCCTTCGCGACGCCGGCTGCCACTGCGCCGATGCCCGACTGGCTGACGAGCTTCGTGTGGATCCGGGCGCTCGGGTTCGCGCGCTTGAGGTCGAAGATCAGCTGCTTGAGGTCCTCGATCGAGTAGATGTCGTGGTGCGGCGGCGGGGAGATCAGGCCGACGCCCGCGGTCGCGTGCCGCGTGCGCGCCACCCACGGGTAGACCTTGCCGGGCGGCAGCTGCCCGCCCTCGCCGGGCTTGGCACCCTGCGCGAGCTTGATCTGGATGTCGTCGGCGTGCGTGAGGTACATGCTCGTGACGCCGAAGCGCCCGGACGCGACCTGCTTGATGGAGCTGCGGCGCTCGGGGTCGAGCAGGCGCTCGACGTTCTCGCCGCCCTCGCCGGTGTTCGACTTGGCTCCGAGGCGGTTCATCGCGATGGCGAGCGTCTCGTGCGCCTCCTCGGAGATCGATCCGTAGCTCATCGCGCCCGTGGAGAAGCGCTTCACGATGTCGCTGATGGGCTCGACCTCGTCGAGCGGCACCGGCGGTCGCGTGCCCGTGCGCAGCTGGAACATGCCGCGCAGCGTCATCAGGTCCTTCGACTGCGCGTCGACCATGGACGTGTACTCGCGGAAGATGTCGTACCGCCGCGTGCGCGTCGCGTGCTGCAGCCGGAAGATCGTGTCCGGGTTGAACAGGTGCGGGGACCCGTCGCGGCGCCACTGGTACTCGCCGCCCGTCTGCAGGCGCTCGTGCGAGAGCACGGCGCCGTCCGTCGGGTAGGCGCTGCGGTGGCGCGCGGCGTTCTCGGCCGCTATGACGTCGATCCCGACGCCACCGAGGCGCGTGGTGGTGCCCGAGAAGTACTGGTCCACCAGCCCCTGCGAGAGGCCGACGGCCTCGAAGCACTGCGCGCCCGCGTACGAGGACACCGTGGAGATGCCCATCTTGGACATGATCTTCAGCACGCCCTTGCCGAGGCCCTTGATGAGGTTCCGCGTGGCCTTCTCCGGCGTCACGCCCGTGAGCATGCCGCTGCGGACGAGGTCCTCGCAGGACTCCATCGCCAGGTACGGGTTGACCGCCGAGGCGCCGTAGCCGATGAGCAGCGCGATGTGGTGCACCTCGCGCACGTCGCCGGCCTCGACGACGATGCCGACCTTCATGCGGGTCTGCTTGCGGATGAGGTGGTGGTGCACGGCCGCGATCATGAGGAGCGACGGGATGGGCGCGAGGTCGCGGTTGGAGTCGCGGTCCGACAGCACGATGAACTGCGCGCCGTGCGCGATAGCGCGGTCGACCTCGTCGCACATGGCGTCGATGCGCCTCTGCATGGCGAGCGGCCCGTCGTCGACGCGGTAGAGGCCGCTCACGATGGTCGTCGTGCGGCTGCCCGGGCGGTGGTCGATGTGGATGACCTTGGCGAGCTCGTCGTTGTCGATGACCGGGAAGTCGAGCACGACCTGCTTCGTGTGCTCGGGGCCGGCGTCGAGGAGGTTGCGCTGCGGCCCGAGGCCGAGGCGGAGGCTGGTGACGACCTCCTCGCGGATGGAGTCGAGCGGCGGGTTGGTGACCTGCGCGAACTGTTGCGTGAAGTAGTCGAACAGCAGGCGCGGGCGCTGCGAGAGGACGGCGATGGGCGTGTCCGAGCCCATGGCGCCGAGGGGCTCCGCGCCGACCTTCGCCATGGGCATGAGGAGCATCCGCACCTCCTCCTCCGTGTAGCCGAAGGTGCGCTGGCGCCGGACGACGGACGCGGGCGTGTGCACGACGTGCTCGCGCTCCGGCAGGTCGGCGAGGTGGATCCGGTTCCGGAGCCACTCGCCCCACGGCGCGCTGGCCGCCAGCTCGGACTTGATCTCGTCGTCCTCGATGATGCGGCCGGCCTCGGTGTCGACGAGGAACATCTTGCCGGGGCGCAGGCGGCCCTTCCGCATGATGCGCGCGGGGTCGATCTCGAGCACGCCGATCTCGCTGCCCAGCACCACGAGACCGTCGTGCGTGACGAGGTAGCGGCCGGGGCGCAGGCCGTTGCGGTCGAGCGTCGCGCCGACGAGCGTGCCGTCGGTGAAGGTGAGCGCGGCCGGGCCGTCCCACGGTTCCATGACCATGGAGTGGTACTCGTAGAAGTCGCGGCGGACGGGATCGATGTCGGTCTGCTTCTCCCACGCCTCCGGGACCATCATCATCATCGCGTGCGGCAGGCTGCGGCCGCTGAGGCTCAGGAGCTCGAGCACCTCGTCGAACGACGCGGAGTCGCTCGCGCCGGGCGTGACGATCGGCATGAGCGGCGACAGGTCGCCGAGCAGCTCCGACTCGAGCTGGGACTGGCGGGCGCGCATCCAGTTGCGGTTGCCGGCGACCGTGTTGATCTCGCCGTTGTGCGCCATCATGCGCAGCGGCTGCGCGAGGGGCCACGACGGGAACGTGTTGGTGGAGTAGCGCGAGTGCACGATGGCGAGCTTGGATGCGAAGCGCTCGTCGGAGAGGTCGGGGTAGAACGGCTCCAGCTGGAGCGTGGTGACCATGCCCTTGTAGACGAGGGTGCGCGAGGACAGCGAGATGAAGTAGGCGCCGAACTCCCGCTCCGCGCGCTTGCGCAGGCGGAAGGCGAGGCGGTCGAGGGCGAGCCCCGACGGTCGGTCCTCCGGCCGCGCGGCGTCGGAGGTCAGGAACAGGTGGCGGAACGCGGGCATGGCCTTGCGCGCCAGGTTGCCGAGGTGCGTCGCGTCGACCGGGACCTCGCGCCAGCCGAGGACGCGCAGTCGCTCGTCGCCGGCGATGCGCTCGATGCCGGACTGCAGCTCCTCGCGCTCGGCGTCGTCGGTGGGCAGGAAGGCCATGCCGACCGCGTACTCCCCCATGGGCGGGAGGTCGAAGCCGACGACGCCGCGGAGGAACGCGTCCGGGATCTGCGTCATGATCCCGGCGCCGTCGCCGGTGCCCGCGTCGGATCCGATCGCGCCGCGGTGCTCCAGGTTCCGGAGCGCGTCCAACGCGTTGACGATGATGTCGTGACCGGGGGTGCCGCGCAGGGTGGCCACCATGGCCAGGCCGCACGCGTCCTTCTCGAACGCCGGGTCGTAGAGGCCCTGCTTCGCGGGGAAGGAGCCGCCGGGAGGGGAGGTGGAGGAGAACGCCATGGGAACCGTCCTAGATGCACTGCGGAGGGACGTCGCTGGCCCTGTGGTGGGGACCGCCTCGCGGGAGGGAGAGGAGGCGGTGACCGCGGGGGTGCCCGCGCTGGGGACTAGGCGCCGCGTCCGCTTGTGGCGGGGAGAGCGTGGGAGTCCGAACCGGTGGATGCCCGATCGTCGTCGACGTCGGCGAAATCCGAATCCGTGTACACCGATGCTACCTCGCCGTCGCGCCCCGCCTTCGCGCGGGCGCTTACGTCCTCCGGGGTGCGGCCCGGCAGGTACGGGCTCGGCTCGCTGCCGACGTGACGACGGGTCTGCACGATGAAGAGCACGAGGCCGAGGGCCACCGCGAAGAAGGCAGCCCAGACGTTGGTGCGGATGCCGAAGAAGATCTCGCTGGGGTCGATGCGGATCGACTCGAAGACCATGCGCCCGAGGCCGTACCACATGAGGTAGACGGCGAGCCCGCGACCCCACTGCAGGCGGACGGCGCGACCCAGCGCCATGATGACGAGGGCGCCGGCGACGTTCCACACGATCTCGTAGAGGAACGTGGGGTGGAAGAGCGTGCCCGCGGGCAGCCCGGCCGGGAACGCGGCGTTGGTCGGGTCGACCTGGAGGCCCCACGGCAGCGTGGTCGGCGTGCCGAACAGCTCCTGGTTGAAGTAGTTGCCCATGCGGCCCGCCGCCTGCGCGAGGAGGAGGCCGGGGGCGAGCGCGTCGGCGAAGGTCCAGAAGCGGACGCCCGTCCACTTGGAGCCGAGCCACACG
This genomic interval from Clavibacter michiganensis contains the following:
- the gltB gene encoding glutamate synthase large subunit: MAFSSTSPPGGSFPAKQGLYDPAFEKDACGLAMVATLRGTPGHDIIVNALDALRNLEHRGAIGSDAGTGDGAGIMTQIPDAFLRGVVGFDLPPMGEYAVGMAFLPTDDAEREELQSGIERIAGDERLRVLGWREVPVDATHLGNLARKAMPAFRHLFLTSDAARPEDRPSGLALDRLAFRLRKRAEREFGAYFISLSSRTLVYKGMVTTLQLEPFYPDLSDERFASKLAIVHSRYSTNTFPSWPLAQPLRMMAHNGEINTVAGNRNWMRARQSQLESELLGDLSPLMPIVTPGASDSASFDEVLELLSLSGRSLPHAMMMMVPEAWEKQTDIDPVRRDFYEYHSMVMEPWDGPAALTFTDGTLVGATLDRNGLRPGRYLVTHDGLVVLGSEIGVLEIDPARIMRKGRLRPGKMFLVDTEAGRIIEDDEIKSELAASAPWGEWLRNRIHLADLPEREHVVHTPASVVRRQRTFGYTEEEVRMLLMPMAKVGAEPLGAMGSDTPIAVLSQRPRLLFDYFTQQFAQVTNPPLDSIREEVVTSLRLGLGPQRNLLDAGPEHTKQVVLDFPVIDNDELAKVIHIDHRPGSRTTTIVSGLYRVDDGPLAMQRRIDAMCDEVDRAIAHGAQFIVLSDRDSNRDLAPIPSLLMIAAVHHHLIRKQTRMKVGIVVEAGDVREVHHIALLIGYGASAVNPYLAMESCEDLVRSGMLTGVTPEKATRNLIKGLGKGVLKIMSKMGISTVSSYAGAQCFEAVGLSQGLVDQYFSGTTTRLGGVGIDVIAAENAARHRSAYPTDGAVLSHERLQTGGEYQWRRDGSPHLFNPDTIFRLQHATRTRRYDIFREYTSMVDAQSKDLMTLRGMFQLRTGTRPPVPLDEVEPISDIVKRFSTGAMSYGSISEEAHETLAIAMNRLGAKSNTGEGGENVERLLDPERRSSIKQVASGRFGVTSMYLTHADDIQIKLAQGAKPGEGGQLPPGKVYPWVARTRHATAGVGLISPPPHHDIYSIEDLKQLIFDLKRANPSARIHTKLVSQSGIGAVAAGVAKALSDVILVSGHDGGTGASPVNSLKHAGTPWELGLAETQQTLRLNGMRDRVVVQVDGQMKSGRDVIVGALLGAEEFGFATAPLVVSGCIMMRVCHLDTCPVGVATQNPELRKRFPGKAEHVVNFFEFIAQEVREHLAALGYRSLDEIVGRNDLLGVEDAVDHWKASGLDLTPILVGPTFAEDEPMKHGRSQDHELEAHFDNELIRLSRDVLDHGGRVEIDLPVRNTARAVGTMLGHLVTKAHGEDGLPTGSIDVTLRGSAGQSFGAFMPSGITLRLVGDSNDYLGKGLSGGDIVVRPDARAGFPAEENVIAGNVIGYGATQGTMFIRGMVGERFLVRNSGASAVVEAVGDHALEYMTGGLALVLGGTGRNIGAGMSGGTAYVIDLDRDRINTDALASGELELHPLGSADVEIVLDLLRRHLAETGSTVAERLLAEPETSMERFTKILPRDYAAVLATRQTAVDEGLDPDGDVAWKRILEVTGG
- the pyk gene encoding pyruvate kinase translates to MTRRAKIVATLGPATSSYESIRAIIDAGVDVARMNLSHGTYDVHEGIYSTIRKAADDAGRAVAVLVDLQGPKIRLGKFSDGPHDLAFGDTFVITVEDILGTKDICSTTYKGLPGDVKPGDPLLIDDGKVTLRVVSTDGTRVTTTVEVGGAVSNNKGINLPGVAVNVPALSGKDEADLRWGLRLGADLIALSFVRDASDIVRVHEIMDEEGRRVPVVAKVEKPQAVDALEEIVDAFDAIMVARGDLGVELPLEAVPIVQKRAVELARRKAKPVIVATQMLESMITSPRPTRAEASDCANAVLDGADALMLSGETSVGEFPVVTVKTMARIIESTEEHGLERIPKLGTRPFTQGGAITLAAAEVAEFVEAKFLCVFTESGDSVRRMTRLRNGIPILAFTPNEGIRRRLALSWGVQTYLVDPVTHTDQMFHQVDEVLLAEGLAEVGQKVVVIAGSPPGIAGSTNELRVHVVGDAVNEAAPAYEK
- a CDS encoding PaaI family thioesterase, with the protein product MTQPAPEPSATARLLRQPQDVGALAEKMGIVFQELSPQRSVATMPAEGNTQPYGVVHGGAYVVLAESLGSMSANVHAGPDRVAFGIELNASHTRSASSGTITGTCTAIHLGGTLTTHEIVMTDDEGRRLSTVRITNIIRERSGR
- the lgt gene encoding prolipoprotein diacylglyceryl transferase, which gives rise to MSIPSPDPSDTRFDVTAWLQGFGIDLPLTFVIHAYAVCILVGILIAAFLTNRRLVARGVESGTVIDFTLCALVLGIVGARAFHVLTHPGDYFYDGADLWRVLYVWEGGIAIFGALIGGAVGVWLGSKWTGVRFWTFADALAPGLLLAQAAGRMGNYFNQELFGTPTTLPWGLQVDPTNAAFPAGLPAGTLFHPTFLYEIVWNVAGALVIMALGRAVRLQWGRGLAVYLMWYGLGRMVFESIRIDPSEIFFGIRTNVWAAFFAVALGLVLFIVQTRRHVGSEPSPYLPGRTPEDVSARAKAGRDGEVASVYTDSDFADVDDDRASTGSDSHALPATSGRGA
- a CDS encoding ANTAR domain-containing response regulator; this translates as MSDQEATPAAPRRVVVAEDESLIRLDIVETLRDNGFEVVGEAGDGETAVALATELRPDLVIMDVKMPQLDGISAAERLNRNHIAPVVLLTAFSQKELVERAGEAGALAYVVKPFTPNDLLPAIEIALARYAQIITLEAEVSDLVERFETRKLVDRAKGLLNEKMGLTEPEAFRWIQKASMDRRLTMHDVAQAIIEQLSAKKA
- a CDS encoding glutamate synthase subunit beta, producing MADPKGFLKVTERELPKRRPVSVRLMDWKEVYEQQERGELVRQAGRCMDCGIPFCHQGCPLGNLIPEWNDLTWRGEGRQAIERLHATNNFPEFTGRLCPAPCESSCVLGINQPPVTIKQVEVSIIDDAFQNGWVEPHPPERLTGKTVAVVGSGPAGLAAAQQLTRAGHTVAVFERDDRIGGLLRYGIPDFKMEKRHLEARLAQMTAEGTRFRAGVDIGKDITWSDLRLRYDAVVVCTGALVPRDLDIPGRDVDGVHFAMDYLRQSNHATAGDQVPEQIHAEGKHVVVLGGGDTGADCIGTAHRQKAASVTNLAIGQQPPSERRPDQPWPTYPTLFEVSSAHEEGGERQYLATTVEFLEDDDGHVRAVRVAETEFRDGRRVPKSGTEREIPADLVLLALGFTGPEKAALESQLEVPFDERGNVARGEDYQTDQAGVFVAGDAGRGQSLIVWAIAEGRSAASAVDRYLEGDTELPFPVRPTDRALSI